A genomic segment from Ornithorhynchus anatinus isolate Pmale09 chromosome 16, mOrnAna1.pri.v4, whole genome shotgun sequence encodes:
- the PITHD1 gene encoding PITH domain-containing protein 1 has protein sequence MSCGRGRGHGHGHGPGPGGGCRCAAEHEEPPAERGLAYGLYLRIDLERLHCLNESRLHTGRLVFKPWDQRHDRSKFVESDDDEELLFNIPFTGNVKLKGIIVMGEDDDSHPAEMRLFKNIPQMSFGDTEREPDQTFSLNRDPTGELEYATKISRFSNVHHLSIHIAKNFGAETTKILYVGLRGEWTEIRQHGVTICNYEAAANPADHKIQQVTPQTHFIS, from the exons ATGTCGtgcgggcgggggcgcgggcaCGGACACGGACACGGACCCGGACCCGGCGGGGGCTGCCGGTGCGCGGCGGAGCACGAGGAGCCCCCGGCGGAGCGGGGCTTGGCCTACGGGCTGTACCTGCGCATCGACCTGGAGCGCCTGCACTGCCTCAACGAGAGCCGCCTCCACACCGGCAGACTCGTCTTCAAGCCCTGGGACCAGCGACACGACCGCAGCAAG TTCGTCGAAAGCGACGACGACGAAGAGCTCCTCTTCAATATCCC GTTCACGGGTAACGTCAAGCTCAAAGGGATCATCGTGATGGGAGAGGACGACGACTCCCACCCCGCCGAGATGAGGCT GTTCAAGAACATCCCGCAGATGTCCTTCGGCGACACGGAGCGAGAACCCGACCAGACGTTCAGCCTGAACCGGGATCCCACTGGCGAGCTGGAATACGCTACAAA gatTTCTCGTTTCTCCAACGTCCACCATCTCTCTATTCACATCGCGAAAAACTTTGGAGCCGAAACGACGAAAATCTTGTACGTCGGCCTGAGGGGCGAATGGACCGAG ATTCGTCAGCACGGAGTGACCATCTGCAACTACGAAGCAGCGGCCAACCCGGCCGACCACAAGATCCAGCAGGTCACCCCTCAGACCCACTTCATCTCCTAA